The following proteins come from a genomic window of Schistocerca gregaria isolate iqSchGreg1 chromosome X, iqSchGreg1.2, whole genome shotgun sequence:
- the LOC126298140 gene encoding mucin-17-like, with translation MTTAAKKDEGYMMMSHFTSLVSNGNSAPERGESTPTPPTSIQNRSTTVAFTGSLKLVDDGKTDATAVPSVPELQPTSTSPFALPSGNENLLQQNTEDTGTNYRHVYTLPSQQGELMQRNDSKNYEDPYVSFVPHTETNSQAPTISPSASFTTPGKVENHVQQDGKSQTTTLEYNYEDGVTTPQYVPFTPLANIKNFKEQHGTPPAKDVETPMRSPSTSFMTPDENEFMWQTGEPNGTRVEASDHNDAETTTTQDEDYTPRCYTNNFKENLDEFNATISSSSQETGTPTISPSVLGDEDGLKQKNVETTAGSIEANHDDAGSTTRHYEHIALRTSTNNPNEHDGIFITTTESSAQETGIVTTSQSTLSFVPNNDVSGTQQNGVPTVTTFEVEYDAKVTTTPQYDYFILPTSTKNSTVQDNNFNTITVSSAQEIGTITTSPTKLFTVSNNDVSDTQQKGENTTEAFESENDAEVSTTPQYVDFIHRTVAEKSSEQDDDFSAIPASSAHGVGMTTISPVKLLPIPHDGEELTQKNVESTTTTLETDHDGMEPTTPPAEHFTPPTVTKNFMEEAGQLDTNTPSSSHDILPTSTLPSVPVAEQADHENCTQQECDSVSTTVAVYPEDNFTTMAPLTPVTVPADGGNIEEHSGGPNTTLSPEPDEDESTTTPSFPQPVNDSNITLQINKCKGTSVGTKQEKHSTMSFLAIFKILAGMCDEPDVTSTPPSNEEASYNTTAKQDSTSISKDEAVDGNKTESRYPSYTGSSPDDLLMLHKLHIRLVKIMSVILGAAVALTLIIFGFKYCRKHRRGDRTAVSPHTAELREAGQPSTSQASTSEEPVIRFRDLLSREENN, from the coding sequence ATGACCACAGCTGCAAAAAAAGATGAAGGTTACATGATGATGTCACATTTCACAAGTCTTGTTAGTAACGGGAATTCTGCGCCTGAAAGAGGTGAATCTACCCCGACACCGCCAACGAGTATCCAAAACAGATCGACTACTGTCGCCTTTACAGGGTCCCTGAAGCTCGTTGATGATGGAAAGACTGACGCTACAGCCGTTCCATCGGTCCCCGAGTTACAACCAACCTCCACATCACCGTTTGCACTACCGAGCGGCAATGAGAACCTCCTGCAGCAGAATACGGAAGACACTGGGACTAATTATAGACATGTGTACACCTTGCCATCGCAACAAGGAGAGTTAATGCAGCGTAATGATAgtaaaaattacgaagatccgtACGTGAGCTTCGTACCTCATACTGAAACCAATAGTCAAGCACCAACTATCTCACCATCAGCGTCGTTCACAACACCTGGAAAGGTTGAGAATCACGTACAGCAGGATGGCAAATCCCAGACCACCACATTAGAGTACAACTATGAAGATGGTGTCACCACTCCACAATATGTGCCCTTCACACCTCTTGCTAATATCAAAAACTTCAAGGAGCAGCATGGAACCCCCCCAGCTAAGGATGTTGAGACACCCATGAGATCACCATCGACATCATTCATGACTCCAGATGAAAATGAGTTCATGTGGCAGACTGGTGAGCCCAACGGCACAAGAGTTGAGGCCAGTGATCACAATGATGCAGAGACCACTACAACCCAGGATGAGGACTACACACCGCGCtgttatacaaataatttcaaGGAGAATCTTGATGAATTCAACGCTACTATTTCCTCTTCATCTCAGGAAACTGGAACACCCACCATCTCACCATCAGTTCTTGGTGATGAAGACGGACTgaagcagaagaatgttgaaaccaCTGCTGGATCAATTGAGGCTAACCATGATGATGCAGGGTCAACCACACGTCACTATGAACACATCGCATTACGCACTAGTACTAATAATCCCAATGAACACGATGGGATATTCATCACTACTACTGAATCATCAGCTCAAGAAACTGGAATAGTTACCACTTCACAATCAACGTTGTCTTTTGTCCCGAATAATGATGTGAGTGGCACGCAACAAAATGGAGTACCCACTGTCACAACATTCGAGGTCGAATATGATGCTAAAGTGACCACCACACCACAGTATGATTATTTCATACTGCCCACTAGTACCAAGAATTCCACAGTGCAGGACAATAATTTCAACACTATCACGGTCTCGTCGGCTCAAGAAATCGGGACTATTACCACCTCCCCAACAAAATTGTTCACTGTTTCTAATAACGATGTGAGTGACACGCAGCAGAAAGGAGAAAACACCACTGAAGCATTCGAGAGCGAAAATGATGCTGAAGTGAGCACCACACCACAGTATGTTGACTTCATACACCGCACGGTTGCCGAGAAGTCCAGTGAGCAGGATGATGATTTCAGCGCTATACCTGCCTCGTCAGCTCATGGTGTTGGAATGACCACCATCTCGCCAGTAAAGCTACTGCCGATTCCTCATGATGGCGAGGAGCTtacgcagaagaatgttgaatccaCCACGACAACATTGGAGACCGACCATGATGGTATGGAACCAACTACACCCCCAGCTGAACACTTTACACCACCCACTGTCACCAAGAATTTCATGGAAGAGGCTGGTCAACTCGACACTAACACGCCTTCATCATCTCACGATATTTTGCCAACCAGCACTTTACCATCAGTGCCAGTGGCAGAGCAAGCAGATCATGAAAACTGCACACAGCAGGAATGTGATTCCGTTAGCACCACAGTTGCTGTGTATCCGGAAGATAACTTTACCACCATGGCACCACTAACGCCAGTCACCGTGCCTGCGGATGGTGGCAATATTGAAGAGCACAGTGGTGGACCAAATACCACATTGAGTCCGGAACCTGATGAAGATGAGTCTACTACCACACCATCGTTCCCACAGCCAGTTAACGATAGTAATATCACATTGCAAATCAATAAATGTAAGGGCACCAGCGTTGGTACCAAGCAGGAAAAGCACTCTACAATGTCATTTCTAGCGATTTTCAAAATACTGGCAGGTATGTGTGACGAGCCAGATGTCACATCGACTCCGCCATCTAATGAAGAGGCTTCATATAACACAACAGCGAAACAAGACAGTACAAGTATCTCTAAGGACGAAGCAGTGGATGGCAACAAAACTGAAAGCCGTTATCCATCATACACTGGATCTTCTCCTGACGACTTACTAATGTTGCACAAACTACACATTAGACTGGTCAAGATAATGTCTGTCATCTTAGGGGCGGCAGTAGCTCTCACTTTGATCATCTTTGGATTCAAATACTGCAGGAAACATAGACGAGGCGACCGCACAGCTGTTTCTCCTCACACTGCTGAACTTCGTGAAGCAGGTCAACCTTCCACATCTCAGGCTTCTACTTCCGAAGAGCCCGTTATAAGATTTCGAGATTTGCTGTCTCGTGAAGAGAATAATTAG